The Dreissena polymorpha isolate Duluth1 chromosome 10, UMN_Dpol_1.0, whole genome shotgun sequence genome includes a region encoding these proteins:
- the LOC127847757 gene encoding gastrula zinc finger protein XlCGF8.2DB-like — translation MCPFMVFGERKQYISHLEDHELAKDSYIPGHTLRLPCFVCKKDFPDRASLRKHQNYYHSEKCFTCALCGKAFVEWAKLQRHQITHTGKKEFQCTYCDKSFGLKHNLLAHMYIHTKYKPWECSICRRKFGHKVCLNRHLKVHEGFSVEYL, via the exons ATGTGTCCCTTTATG GTGTTTGGAGAGAGGAAGCAGTATATCAGCCACCTAGAGGACCATGAGCTTGCCAAGGACTCGTACATACCTGGACATACCCTACGTCTCCCATGCTTTGTATGCAAGAAGGATTTCCCTGACAG GGCTTCGCTGCGCAAACACCAGAACTACTACCACTCAGAGAAGTGCTTCACGTGCGCGCTGTGCGGAAAAGCCTTCGTCGAGTGGGCAAAGTTACAGCGCCATCAAATAACGCATACAGGCAAGAAAGAGTTCCAGTGTACGTATTGTGATAAATCATTCGGGCTGAAGCACAATCTCCTTGCGCATATGTACATTCACACAAAGTACAAGCCTTGGGAATGCAGTATCTGTAGGCGGAAGTTTGGACATAAAGTTTGCCTAAACCGGCATTTGAAAGTGCACGAGGGGTTCTCGGTGGAATATTTGTAA